The Mus pahari unplaced genomic scaffold, PAHARI_EIJ_v1.1 scaffold_8329_1, whole genome shotgun sequence genome includes a window with the following:
- the LOC110315316 gene encoding guanylate-binding protein 1-like: protein MDTSLKIHMPQPMCLIENVKGQLKANQKALEILSAITQPVVVVAIVGLYRTGKSYLMNKLAGKRTGFSLGSTVQAHTKGIWMWCVPHPHKADHTLVLLDTEGLGDVEKGNNQNDCWIFALAILLSSTFVYNSMGAINQQAMDQLHYVTELTDRIRARSSLDQDDGVEDSAEFVSFFPDFMWTLRDMTLKMELDGLPVTADQYLETSLKLKEGSCKEVEKYNLPRLCIRKFFPKKKCFVFYPPTEWKKLSQLETIQENEIDSEFLQQVAEFCLYIFKECKAKTLPGGVIVNGPRLETLVLTYVSAISSGVLPCMENAVLALAQIENSEALQKAISRYDQQMSERVQLPTETLQELLDLHRTCEREAIEIFLRTSFKDEDHSFQVKLGSQLEERWNDLCKQNTEVSSNHCQTLLQDIFKPLEEGVKQGTYTKPGGYYLLVQEIGRLKEKYHEQPKKGLQAEEVLQKYLQSKEAISNAILQTDQSLTEKEKEIEVERNKVESARAAEKRLEEAQKKNEKLMEQKERSYQEHMRQLTEKMENDRIQLKAEQEQILSLKLKEQKQLLQEGFQEESRKFQEEIKNVEKRYNEKMDRMKAESSKTKEEMHKKYEQMLEERDKNEQEHIQQMMEKMERDRAQLVAEQEKKMTLFLQ from the exons ATGGACACGTCCCTAAAGATCCACATGCCTCAGCCCATGTGCCTCATTGAGAATGTAAAAGGACAACTAAAAGCCAATCAGAAGGCCTTGGAGATCCTGTCGGCCATCACTCagcctgtggtggtggtggccatTGTGGGCCTCTACCGCACAGGAAAATCCTACCTGATGAACAAGCTGGCTGGGAAGAGAACAG GATTCTCTCTGGGTTCCACTGTGCAGGCTCATACAAAAGGAATCTGGATGTGGTGTGTGCCTCATCCCCACAAGGCAGACCACACACTTGTTCTGCTTGACACAGAGGGCCTGGGCGATGTGGAGAAA GGTAACAACCAAAATGACTGCTGGATCTTTGCCCTGGCTATTCTTCTAAGCAGCACCTTTGTCTACAACAGCATGGGGGCCATCAATCAGCAGGCCATGGACCAGCTGCA CTATGTGACAGAGCTCACAGATAGGATCCGAGCAAGATCCTCCCTTGACCAGGACGATGGGGTGGAAGACTCAGCTGAATTTGTGAGCTTCTTCCCTGACTTCATGTGGACTCTGAGGGATATGACCTTGAAGATGGAATTAGATGGACTCCCAGTCACAGCAGATCAATACCTGGAGACTTCTCTGAAGCTCAAGGAAG GTTCCTGCAAAGAAGTTGAAAAGTACAACCTACCCCGACTCTGTATCCGTAAGTTTTTTCCAAAGAAGAAATGTTTTGTCTTCTATCCCCCTACTGAGTGGAAAAAGCTTTCCCAGCTGGAGACAATACAAGAAAATGAGATCGATTCTGAGTTTTTGCAGCAAGTAGCAGAATTCTGTTTATACATCTTTAAGGAGTGCAAAGCCAAAACTCTTCCAGGAGGAGTCATTGTCAATGGCCCAC GACTAGAAACCCTGGTGCTGACCTATGTCAGTGCCATCAGCAGTGGGGTTCTTCCCTGCATGGAGAATGCAGTCCTGGCTTTGGCCCAGATAGAGAACTCAGAAGCACTGCAAAAAGCCATCAGCCGCTATGACCAACAGATGAGTGAGAGGGTGCAGCTGCCCACAGAGACCCTCCAGGAGCTACTGGACCTGCACAGGACCTGTGAGAGAGAGGCCATAGAAATCTTCCTCAGGACTTCCTTTAAAGATGAAGACCATTCATTTCAAGTGAAATTAGGG TCTCAGCTAGAAGAAAGGTGGAATGACTTGTGTAAACAGAATACAGAAGTGTCATCAAACCATTGCCAGACATTGCTTCAGGATATCTTCAAACCTCTTGAAGAAGGTGTGAAGCAAGGCACTTATACTAAGCCAGGAGGTTACTATCTCCTTGTTCAGGAGATAGGGAGGCTGAAGGAAAAGTACCATGAGCAGCCAAAGAAGGGATTACAG GCTGAAGAGGTTCtgcaaaaatatttacaatcCAAGGAGGCTATTTCTAATGCAATTTTACAGACAGATCAGAGtctgacagaaaaagaaaaggagattgaAG TGGAACGAAACAAAGTTGAATCTGCACGGGCTGCTGAAAAAAGGTTGGAGgaagcacagaagaaaaatgagaagctgatggaacagaaagaaagaagttatcAGGAACACATGAGACAGTTGACTGAGAAAATGGAGAATGACAGAATACAATTAAAGGCAGAGCAAGAGCAGATATTATCTCTGAAACTTAAG GAACAGAAACAGCTACTCCAAGAGGGGTtccaagaagaaagcagaaagtttCAAGAAGAGATAAAGAATGTGGAGAAGAGATACAATGAAAAAA TGGATCGTATGAAAGCTGAATCTTCAAAGACTAAAGAAGAAATGCACAAAAAGTATGAGCAGATGttggaagagagagacaagaatGAACAGGAACATATACAACAAATGAtggaaaagatggagagagatagAGCACAATTAGTAGCAGAGCAAGAGAAGAAGATGACTCTTTTCCTTCAG